From a single Silene latifolia isolate original U9 population chromosome 6, ASM4854445v1, whole genome shotgun sequence genomic region:
- the LOC141586656 gene encoding LIM domain-containing protein WLIM1-like, with protein MATITSTNPKCKACDKTVYLVDKLTADNKTYHKACFRCHHCNGTLKLSNYNSFEGVLYCRPHFDQLFKQTGSLDKSFDGTPKTKPERTVDSQKLPSKASSMFGGTRDKCVGCSKTVYPTEKVSVNGSAYHKACFKCSQGGCTISPSNYIGHEGRLYCKHHHAQLIKEKGNLSQLEGDHDNSSKAKEVVSEL; from the exons atggcTACAATTACAAGCACCAACCCAAAATGTAAGGCCTGTGACAAAACTGTTTACCTTGTTGATAAGCTTACCGCTGATAATAAGACCTACCATAAGGCTTGTTTTCGTTGTCATCATTGTAATGGTACTCTTAag CTTAGCAATTACAACTCTTTTGAAGGGGTCTTGTATTGCAGGCCACATTTTGACCAGCTCTTCAAGCAAACAGGCAGCTTAGACAAAAGCTTTGACG GTACACCCAAAACGAAGCCGGAAAGGACAGTTGACAGTCAG AAACTGCCTAGTAAAGCCTCGTCCATGTTTGGTGGAACCAGAGATAAATGTGTCGGATGTTCCAAGACTGTTTACCCAACTGAGAAG GTGTCGGTGAATGGAAGTGCATACCACAAGGCATGCTTCAAATGCAGTCAAGGAGGCTGCACAATTAGCCCGTCTAACTACATTGGGCACGAGGGACGTCTTTACTGCAAACATCACCATGCCCAACtcatcaaggaaaaaggaaatctTAGCCAACTTGAAGGTGACCATGACAACTCATCCAAAGCAAAAGAAGTAGTCTCAGAGTTATAA
- the LOC141586657 gene encoding F-box protein At3g12350-like has protein sequence MSVDSIPNITFSDFPEDVQLCILSFLTPSDISAFACTSKRYASLCHVASHIWYALCDRKWGPHTHITKWCDGHVTSFKLLFSTLSELDRLIGFWRRSGSATANVNGSASGIIGDAPLVFFEWGVSCVTGSRVSPATDGSYSIIKSPFIWLSLSADGHPLNYVKTNPTTEPTSTESSPGSSSSSNPELVRVNVNFMGNRHLVLEESGIWNGNGNGNGGSPISIINGNGNGYGRNGSFGHLSENNGVDLENLVGVGVGVGVEVGSPPDRVTSEMYQYFANRTSPGAGGERAWRRQRRREKERQGRRKWDPEHLVKIVHWSPTPCRPLQGLWKGICDDMTLDFFLVAYDDIGGVSCRRIGDSLKPFSGFAPVFWTSNATFINSPLSHEEDYLYNTRTHLRPLSESEEDIYEHSPSRLMYINSSYELVLPNLAGTVVNPRHVEGRIWQYVDGTFGFGFLRNNVIVDLKHIAQNGNLLDAAQQYNA, from the exons atGTCGGTTGATTCAATTCCAAACATAACATTTTCCGATTTCCCAGAAGACGTACAACTATGCATCCTCTCATTTCTCACACCTTCCGACATCTCCGCCTTCGCATGCACTTCCAAGCGCTACGCCTCCTTGTGCCACGTGGCCAGCCATATATGGTACGCCCTTTGCGACCGTAAATGGGGCCCACACACCCACATCACAAAATGGTGCGATGGACACGTCACCTCCTTTAAGCTCCTCTTCTCCACCCTCTCCGAACTCGATCGCCTCATCGGCTTTTGGCGTCGAAGCGGCTCCGCTACCGCTAACGTTAATGGTAGCGCTAGCGGAATTATAGGAGACGCCCCGCTCGTGTTTTTCGAGTGGGGCGTCTCTTGTGTGACCGGATCGCGGGTTTCTCCTGCGACCGACGGGTCTTATAGCATTATTAAGTCACCGTTTATTTGGTTGAGCTTGTCTGCTGACGGGCACCCCTTGAATTACGTTAAAACCAACCCCACCACCGAGCCGACTTCCACCGAATCAAGTCCGGGTTCGAGCTCAAGCTCGAATCCGGAGTTGGTTCGGGTGAATGTGAATttcatggggaatcgacatttgGTGTTGGAGGAATCCGGGATTTGGAATGgtaatggaaatggaaatggggGCTCGCCGATTAGTATAAttaatggaaatggaaatgggtATGGGAGAAATGGGAGTTTCGGGCATTTAAGTGAGAATAATGGGGTGGACTTGGAGAATTTGGTGGGGGTGGGGGTGGGGGTGGGGGTGGAGGTGGGGTCACCACCAGATCGAGTGACGTCGGAAATGTATCAGTATTTTGCTAATAGGACGAGTCCAGGGGCGGGTGGGGAGAGGGCGTGGCGGAGACAGAGGAGGAGGGAGAAGGAGAGACAAGGGAGGAGGAAATGGGATCCTGAACATCTTGTTAAGATTGTTCATTGGTCGCCGACGCCTTGTCGTCCTTTGCAGGGCCTTTGGAAG GGTATATGCGATGACATGACCCTCGATTTTTTCCTCGTGGCATATGACGACATTGGAGGTGTTTCATGTCGGAGAATTGGGGATTCTTTGAAACCCTTCTCTGGTTTTGCTCCCGTATTTTGGACTTCAAATGCAACTTTCATCAATTCTCCGTTGTCACATGAAGAGGACTATCTGTACAACACTCGCACGCATCTTCGACCTTTATCTGAATCGGAAGAAGATATTTATGAGCACTCCCCGTCACGTTTGATGTACATTAACTCCAGCTATGAGCTAGTACTTCCAAATTTGGCAGGGACCGTTGTTAATCCTCGACATGTGGAGGGAAGAATTTGGCAATATGTCGATGGGACTTTCGGGTTTGGGTTCCTCCGGAACAATGTTATTGTCGACCTTAAGCATATTGCCCAAAATGGCAACCTCTTGGATGCCGCTCAACAATATAATGCCTGA